The sequence AAATATGGGACATATAAGATGATTAGTTTTAAAACGAAGAATGCGAGTAAAATAAAAGAGAAAATAGAATTACTGTACAGTGATTATGTACAGAATAATAATATAATTATTCATAATGAAGGTATAGCGAATAAAATATCAATATCTGTTGATGAGAAGAGCATTAATGCATCTGAAATAATTAAAGAGATATTTGCCCTTGATGTTGATGTTCAAAATATCAAAATAGATGAGAATAACTTAGAAGATATAATCAGAAATGTTTACGCAAAGGGTGGTATATGAATTGAAAAGAAATATTTCAATTATAAAAGTAGCAATAAAAAACAGTTATGTTTATAAGATGAAATTATTTTTTTATTCATTAATGGGCATAATGCAATTTTTGATATACTGGTTCCTATGGAAAGCCATTATTTCAGGGGGGAAAACTATAAATGGATTTAATCAAGAGCATATTATGACGTACTTTGTTCTATCCTTTATAATTCAAAGTATGCTACCAAGATGGATTACTATGGAGATAGGGTGGAAAAATAAAAGGGGAGATATTGCTATAGACTTACTAAGACCGATCAATTTTCAAAGATATCTGCTATTTTACAGTATAGGTGATGTTATCTATACAATGGGCTTTATGGGGTTACCTATTTTGATACTTGGAATTTTTAGTAAAACGTTAATATATAGTGATAATTTTATATATTTTTTCTTATCTCTAAT comes from Tissierellales bacterium and encodes:
- a CDS encoding ABC-2 family transporter protein, which codes for MKRNISIIKVAIKNSYVYKMKLFFYSLMGIMQFLIYWFLWKAIISGGKTINGFNQEHIMTYFVLSFIIQSMLPRWITMEIGWKNKRGDIAIDLLRPINFQRYLLFYSIGDVIYTMGFMGLPILILGIFSKTLIYSDNFIYFFLSLINSYLISFYMFYIVGLLSFWVTNIWGVFISFEVIYLFFSGALIPITFLPDYLITISSFLPFKSLVETPIMIYLGLADSTFISILIQLVWLVVLKGISVIMFNKARKRTEIFGG